The following are encoded together in the Methylorubrum sp. B1-46 genome:
- the rpsN gene encoding 30S ribosomal protein S14, with product MAKKSSVEKNNHRKDLVKRFAEKRKALLAIANDESREMEERFEARLKLAELPRNSSATRIRNRCEMTGRPRAYYRKLGISRVALRELGNRGLIPGLVKSSW from the coding sequence ATGGCTAAGAAAAGCTCAGTCGAGAAGAACAACCACCGCAAGGATCTGGTGAAGCGCTTCGCCGAGAAGCGTAAGGCCCTCCTTGCCATCGCCAACGATGAGTCCCGTGAGATGGAGGAGCGCTTCGAGGCGCGCCTGAAGCTCGCGGAACTGCCGCGCAACTCGTCGGCCACCCGCATCCGCAACCGCTGCGAGATGACCGGCCGTCCGCGGGCCTACTACCGTAAGCTCGGCATCTCGCGCGTCGCTCTGCGCGAGCTCGGCAACCGGGGTCTCATCCCCGGCCTCGTGAAGTCCAGCTGGTAA
- the rplE gene encoding 50S ribosomal protein L5 yields MAEADKNAYVPRLRKHYDEVVRQKLIEQFGYKNPMQVPQIEKIVINMGVGESTADSKKATVAAGDLALIAGQKPVITRARKAIATFKVREGMPIGCKVTLRKARMYEFMDRLITIALPRVRDFRGLNPRSFDGRGNYAMGLKEHLVFPEISYDKAEQTWGMDIVVQTSATTDEEAKALLAHFKFPFRQ; encoded by the coding sequence ATGGCTGAGGCCGACAAGAACGCCTACGTCCCGCGTCTGCGCAAGCACTATGACGAGGTCGTCCGGCAGAAGCTGATCGAGCAGTTCGGGTACAAGAACCCGATGCAGGTCCCGCAGATCGAGAAGATCGTCATCAACATGGGCGTCGGCGAGTCCACCGCGGATTCGAAGAAGGCCACCGTTGCGGCGGGCGACCTCGCGCTCATCGCCGGCCAGAAGCCGGTCATCACCCGCGCCCGCAAGGCGATCGCGACCTTCAAGGTTCGCGAGGGCATGCCGATCGGCTGCAAGGTGACCCTGCGCAAGGCTCGCATGTACGAGTTCATGGATCGCCTGATCACGATCGCGCTGCCGCGCGTCCGTGACTTCCGCGGCCTGAACCCGCGCTCCTTCGACGGCCGCGGCAACTACGCCATGGGCCTCAAGGAGCACCTCGTGTTCCCGGAGATCTCCTACGACAAGGCGGAGCAGACCTGGGGCATGGACATCGTCGTCCAGACGAGCGCCACCACGGACGAAGAGGCCAAGGCTCTCCTCGCCCATTTCAAGTTCCCGTTCCGGCAGTAA
- the rplX gene encoding 50S ribosomal protein L24, which produces MAAKIKKGDTVVVLTGRDAGRSGEVIQVMPKDGKAFVRGVNLVKKHQKQTQNAEGGIISKEAAIQLSNLAFQDVNGKPTRVGFRILEDGRKVRFAKTTGDQIDG; this is translated from the coding sequence ATGGCCGCCAAGATCAAGAAGGGCGACACGGTCGTCGTCCTCACCGGCCGCGACGCGGGTCGCTCCGGCGAGGTCATCCAGGTCATGCCGAAGGACGGCAAGGCCTTCGTGCGCGGCGTAAACCTGGTCAAGAAGCACCAGAAGCAGACGCAGAACGCCGAGGGCGGGATCATCTCCAAGGAGGCTGCGATCCAGCTCTCCAACCTCGCGTTCCAGGACGTGAACGGCAAGCCGACCCGCGTGGGTTTCCGCATCCTCGAAGACGGACGCAAGGTCCGGTTCGCCAAGACCACGGGGGATCAGATCGATGGCTGA
- the rplN gene encoding 50S ribosomal protein L14, whose product MIQMQTNLDVADNSGARRVMCIKVLGGSKRKYAGVGDIIVVSVKEAIPRGRVKKGDVMKAVVVRTAKDVKRADGSVIRFDKNAAVLINNQKEPVGTRIFGPVPRELRARNHMKIISLAPEVL is encoded by the coding sequence GTGATCCAGATGCAGACGAATCTGGACGTCGCCGACAATTCGGGTGCGCGCCGCGTGATGTGCATCAAGGTGCTCGGCGGGTCGAAGCGCAAATACGCCGGCGTCGGCGACATCATCGTCGTCTCCGTCAAGGAGGCGATCCCGCGCGGCCGCGTGAAGAAGGGCGACGTCATGAAGGCGGTCGTCGTGCGCACGGCCAAGGACGTGAAGCGCGCCGACGGTTCGGTGATCCGCTTCGACAAGAACGCCGCCGTTCTGATCAACAATCAGAAGGAGCCGGTCGGCACCCGTATCTTCGGGCCGGTGCCGCGCGAGTTGCGCGCGCGCAACCACATGAAGATCATCTCGCTCGCTCCTGAGGTGCTGTGA